One Glutamicibacter mishrai genomic window carries:
- a CDS encoding glyceraldehyde-3-phosphate dehydrogenase produces the protein MTQQSVVAQQEWSGREELAEAMIPLIGRLYRKNNVVPSVYGRKLINQSAIDIIKAHRVVRRIDGEELSLKATKAILDEIEALNVGSVSVDLGRLNKKFKDSGSVDLNAFLSNELGEKVGQAGATDAEPKDVVLYGFGRIGRLLARILIERGGYGLRLRAIVVRKGSDDDIVKRASLLRRDSVHGRFEGSITVDEENNTILANGTLIKVIYSNDPATVDYTQHGIDNAIVVDNTGRWRDEAGLSQHLQAKGVARVLLTAPGKGDLKNIVHGINDSWITAEDKIVTAASCTTNAITPVLKALNDKFGVSHGHVETVHSFTNDQNLIDNFHKGERRGRAAALNMVITETGAAKAVAKALPEFEGKLTGNAIRVPTPDVSMAILNLNLENETTKEELNAYLRETSLTSNLHKQIDYIDSPEVVSTDFVGSRRAGIVDGLATIVSGKNAVVYVWYDNEFGYSCQVVRVIETIAGTHPVAVPAVKAEAVTV, from the coding sequence GTGACCCAGCAGTCTGTCGTTGCCCAGCAAGAATGGAGCGGGCGCGAAGAGCTCGCCGAGGCCATGATTCCACTGATCGGACGCTTGTACCGCAAGAACAACGTGGTGCCCTCCGTATATGGCCGCAAGCTGATCAACCAGTCCGCCATCGACATCATCAAGGCGCACCGCGTAGTGCGCCGCATTGATGGCGAAGAGCTAAGCCTGAAGGCGACCAAAGCAATTCTCGACGAGATCGAGGCGCTCAATGTTGGATCGGTGTCCGTTGACCTCGGCCGTTTGAACAAGAAGTTCAAGGATTCCGGCTCGGTTGACCTGAACGCATTCCTCAGCAACGAACTCGGCGAAAAAGTCGGCCAGGCCGGTGCCACCGACGCAGAGCCAAAGGACGTCGTCCTCTACGGCTTCGGCCGCATTGGCCGTCTGCTAGCCCGCATCCTCATCGAGCGTGGCGGCTACGGCTTGCGCCTGCGCGCCATCGTGGTTCGCAAGGGCTCGGATGATGACATCGTCAAGCGCGCTTCGCTGTTGCGCCGCGACTCCGTGCACGGCCGCTTCGAAGGCTCGATCACTGTCGACGAGGAAAACAACACCATCCTCGCCAACGGCACCTTGATCAAGGTCATCTACTCGAACGACCCAGCTACCGTTGATTACACCCAGCACGGCATCGACAACGCTATCGTCGTTGACAACACCGGCCGCTGGCGCGATGAAGCTGGCCTCTCCCAGCACTTGCAGGCCAAGGGCGTAGCCCGCGTGCTGCTGACCGCACCGGGCAAGGGCGACCTGAAGAACATCGTTCACGGCATCAATGATTCCTGGATCACCGCCGAAGACAAGATCGTGACCGCCGCTTCATGCACCACCAACGCGATCACCCCGGTGCTCAAGGCTCTGAACGACAAGTTCGGCGTCAGCCACGGCCACGTCGAGACCGTTCACTCGTTCACCAACGACCAGAACCTCATCGACAACTTCCACAAGGGAGAGCGTCGCGGCCGCGCTGCGGCTTTGAACATGGTCATCACCGAAACCGGTGCCGCCAAGGCGGTCGCCAAGGCTTTGCCAGAGTTCGAAGGCAAGCTAACCGGCAATGCCATCCGCGTACCAACCCCGGATGTTTCCATGGCGATCTTGAACCTCAACCTTGAGAACGAGACCACCAAGGAAGAACTGAACGCCTACCTGCGCGAAACCTCGTTGACCTCGAACCTGCACAAGCAGATCGACTACATCGATTCGCCAGAGGTTGTTTCCACCGACTTCGTCGGCTCGCGCCGCGCCGGCATTGTTGACGGACTGGCCACCATCGTTTCCGGCAAGAACGCCGTTGTCTACGTCTGGTACGACAATGAGTTCGGCTACTCCTGCCAGGTTGTCCGCGTGATCGAAACGATCGCCGGAACCCACCCGGTAGCAGTTCCAGCCGTCAAGGCTGAGGCTGTCACCGTCTAA
- a CDS encoding winged helix DNA-binding domain-containing protein: MDRERLLSARMASQLLSAPASTVQEAAGHLLATQSQDFIAGRYTLAQRVHPMPPREQVNQLFNEGLLVRSWTMRGTLHICLPQDAQWLVQTSKERTLRSMAARHRELQIDPEVIEKSAAIIQSHLSAVGRSSRPELFDQLEQQGIGTRNQRGVHLLLALVQQGLICLGPIPQTAKLTAQDFVLVEQWISEHHVPDNPIQELLSRYLGSHGPATLRDAAWYAGQTLTVIRKAAADIEPELISVDTDERGEDLYVVQGSAAHQVSESSAKIDLPTRLLGPFDEYYLSWADRSLVADPSMQNRITPGKNGMFNAFWLECGRASSLWDANVAPTDSLGAALHQRYMDFRNAN, encoded by the coding sequence GTGGATCGCGAAAGATTGCTCTCGGCTCGAATGGCCAGCCAGTTGTTGTCCGCGCCAGCTAGCACCGTGCAGGAAGCCGCGGGGCACTTGCTGGCTACCCAATCCCAGGACTTCATTGCCGGGAGATACACGCTCGCCCAGCGCGTGCATCCGATGCCGCCACGGGAGCAGGTTAATCAACTCTTTAACGAGGGTTTGCTCGTGCGCTCGTGGACCATGCGAGGAACCCTGCACATCTGCTTGCCGCAAGACGCACAATGGCTGGTGCAGACGTCCAAGGAGCGAACCTTGAGATCAATGGCTGCCAGGCATCGGGAACTGCAGATTGATCCAGAAGTAATTGAGAAGTCCGCCGCGATTATCCAGTCACACCTGTCAGCGGTTGGAAGGAGCAGCAGGCCCGAGCTCTTTGATCAGCTAGAGCAGCAGGGGATCGGCACGCGTAATCAACGAGGCGTGCACCTGTTGCTCGCCCTGGTCCAGCAGGGCTTGATATGCCTGGGGCCGATACCGCAGACGGCAAAACTGACTGCCCAAGATTTTGTGCTTGTCGAACAGTGGATCAGCGAGCATCACGTTCCGGATAATCCAATCCAGGAATTGCTCTCGCGCTATCTCGGCTCGCATGGGCCAGCCACGCTCCGTGACGCCGCCTGGTATGCGGGCCAGACCCTCACCGTCATCCGCAAGGCCGCCGCTGACATTGAACCAGAACTCATCAGCGTCGATACAGATGAACGCGGCGAAGACCTGTATGTGGTTCAAGGATCAGCCGCACACCAGGTGTCTGAGTCATCAGCAAAGATCGACCTTCCCACACGCCTGCTTGGCCCCTTTGACGAGTATTACTTGTCATGGGCCGATCGAAGCTTGGTGGCTGATCCTTCCATGCAAAACCGGATTACCCCCGGCAAGAATGGCATGTTCAACGCCTTCTGGCTGGAATGCGGCAGGGCATCAAGTCTCTGGGATG